The Xiphias gladius isolate SHS-SW01 ecotype Sanya breed wild chromosome 7, ASM1685928v1, whole genome shotgun sequence genome window below encodes:
- the ssr3 gene encoding translocon-associated protein subunit gamma → MAPKGSNKQQSEEDLLLQDFSRNLSAKSTALFYGNALIVSAIPIWLFWRIWHMDLVQSAVLYAVMTLVSTYLVAFAYKNVKFVLKHKVAQKREDAVSKEVTRKLSEADNRKMSRKEKDERILWKKNEVADYEATTFSIFYNNTLFLVLVIIASFFLLKNFNPTVNYILSISASSGLIALLSTGSK, encoded by the exons ATGGCTCCCAAAGGCAGCAACAAGCAGCAGTCCGAGGAAGACCTTCTCCTGCAGGACTTCAGCAGAAACCTTTCAGCCAAGTCCACCGCTCTGTTTTACGGAAACGCGCTCATCGTTTCTGCCATCCCCATCT GGCTGTTTTGGAGGATTTGGCACATGGATCTTGTCCAGTCTGCAGTTTTGTATGCTGTCATGACTCTGGTCAGTACCTACCTGGTGGCCTTTGCCTACAAGAACGTCAAATTTGTTCTCAAACACAA AGTTGCCCAGAAACGTGAGGATGCTGTTTCCAAGGAGGTAACCAGGAAACTCTCTGAGGCAGACAACCGCAAGATGTCCCGCAAGGAGAAAGATGAGAG GATCCTGTGGAAAAAGAATGAGGTCGCTGACTACGAGGCCACCACCTTCTCCATCTTCTACAACAACACTCTCTTCTTGGTCCTCGTCATCATCGCCTCCTTCTTCTTGCTCAAGAATTTCAACCCCACCGT CAACTACATTCTGTCCATCAGTGCCTCCTCGGGACTCATCGCTCTGCTGTCGACCGGGTCCAAGTAA